The sequence below is a genomic window from Oligoflexus sp..
AGACCTGGCTCTGGAGGATAATCATCGAGCCTTGGATATCCATGGTCTGGGCCAGGATTTTTCGCAGCTCTTCATAACGCGTTGCCAGGATCACGGCCCGGCCGTACATGTGATATTCGATGGGACGATAGGTCGTATAGAAGCTTTCCAGCTCACCCGACGCGATCCCAATCGAACAGTAGATGGGATTGGTGTAGTCCAGGGTGCGGACGTTCTCTTCAAAAATCTCGACAAAGCGATAGGCCAGCTCCAGAGCCACCTCGGCATTGGCACGCCCGCCGGGAGCCAGGAACGGGTAACCGATCGAGCAGAGAAAGCCATCGCCCATTTCATTGATGCGGAAGGCGTTGCATTCCATCCGCTCGGGATTGTAGTGATCCATCATCAGTTCGCTGCAGCGGCCGAAGGTTTCGCGAAAAAGGGCCTGGGCCCTTTCATGCTCGACCTTGGAGCTGGCGATGATGTCGAAGAAGATCGCGCAGCCCTTGCCCGAACCGCAGGGCATGGTTTTTTCCAGTTCGATGCCCTGCTCCATCATGCGCAGCTGATGGGGATAGAAGACCTTGTCGAGCTGTTTGAAACTGTGCGAAGTTTTCTTTTGCTCCAGCTTCAGCTGAAAGTAATTGCGTCGACTCACTTCATTCAAGAGCGCCGAGCTGAAACCGTAAAAGCCGAAGAAGAAGATGAAGAGCTGCTCATCGGTGCCCCAGGGGATCTTCAGGCTATAGATCAAAACCAGGGCGAGGACGACGTTCGCGAGGGAAAAGAGCACGGTGTGCAAAAATCCCAGCGAGACCTTCAGAAAAAGCAGACCGAACGAGAACAGGAAAAGTATCAGGTAGCCGTTATAGGACTCGTGAATCTGAAGGCCCACATATTCGGCCCAGATGCCATGCATCGCCGTCAGGATCATGGTCAGGCGGGATGGGGGGATCTTCAGGAATTTATTGACCTGAAAGAATGTGGTGAGAAAACCGATCACCGTAAGGACCGTGGGCACCACAACGAAGCGAAAGGGATCCAGCTCGCTCGGATGCCCAAAGATGCGTTCGAAGAGCAGGATAGCGGTGACTGCAAGCAGCCATCCGGGAATCCCCATCAGGGACATCAGGACGCCGATGCGGGCGGCAGGGGATAATTTTTTAAAACGCTTGATGAACATGCTTCGGCATCGGCTACTTGGGCCGAAATATTAAGCCAGCCTCAAGCGGCATAAATCACGCCCAGCAGACCCTCGTGGCAGCGCTGCAGGTACTTCATTCCAGCGTTCCTCGTGATAGGCCTTGATGGAATTCTCCCAAAGGGCCTGATGGGTTCGTTTCAAATTCCTGACGATTATCGGATTGTGATCATAGACTTCGTAAAGGGCTATGCGCTCCGCTTTGCCCTTCACCTGGGTCCGACTGGGCGAGCCATGCAGCGAGGACGCTTGCGAAAGACGAAGCGCCTGGTTCACGGTGACGGAAAAAGGTCAAGGAGCGGGAACCAATGACCGAATCTCTAAAGGGTCTATCTTTATCAAAGGATTTCTTCATGAAAGTATGGTCTTTGGGTTTGGTCTTCGCGGCTTTGAGTATAGGTTGCGGCGAGAAAAAAGAAGAGAAGACGGAGAACATTGTGCAGGTGAAGCTTCCCGATGGGACGGGCATCGAGCTGAATAAGGATAGACTCTATGCGGAAAGCGAATGCGAATTGGATAATGTTCTGACCTCCACCTATCGGAAAAACTGGTACTCCATCAGCCGGGATTATTTTGTGATGTGGGGCCTGGTCTTTTTCAATGCCAACTGCGATACGGCGCAGGAGCATCTCGTGTTCGGCAGTCCTTTCACCATAGGGCTGAAGGACTTTGACGGCAGCAAGGGCACTGTGGATGTGAATGATGATCAGAAGGCGGATTATGAGATCACGGCGACTGAAGATCAGCTGACCATACATGCAGTCTATGATGGCAATGAGGAAGTCGACACGGTTTATGCGAAGTCTGAAGACGTATTCTCGACTGACAGGATATTCGATTTCTCGCTGGAAGTCTCCACACCGACCCTGACTGCGACTCAACTCGATGTGGAATTCAAGCTGGCGCTGACCACCGATGATTTTTTGGTGAACGAAGCGAGCTATCTGAAGTCCATTTATGCCGAGACGACCTGCAAGCTGGCCAATGGTGCCATCGTGCATCCCATGCTACCGGACGAGACGCGGGACAATCGTTTGGATGGTGCGGGCACCTACAAGGCATCGGCGGTTCTGAGCGCGAATCAGAAAAATTCTGCTCTGAAGTCCTGCGAAGTTTACCTGGAACGCGTCTATGAAGCCACGGATTCCGGACGCTCCGGCGCGGAAATCAAGTCTGTGGAAATCTCTCTTTAAAAATGAAAAGGCCGCCTCAGGTGAGGCGACCTTGCTGGGTCGAAATTCAGGGCCGGCACTGAAAGGTGACGTTGGCTTTCCGGGGTTCAGCCGCAGCGCAAAGCTCCGCGTTCACACCCTGAATGGCCAGCGACGGATTGTGACCCCGCAAATCCACCGACAGACTTTCACTGCTGCCGCCTGTCAGCGTAACCTGGGCCCGGGCCTGATCACCGGCTTCAATCAAAGCCAGCGATTGCACCGCAGATGCGGTGGTGAACTGGAGTTCAGTTTCATGTCCGGCCAGGAAAAAGCAGAGGCCGAGCAGCGGGGTCGTGGCATCAAGATCCAAAACGACTTTGGTGCGGTCGCCCACGATTTTCAGTGCGACCACGCTGTTGGGGCTGATCGTGATGGCAGTATCGGTATCCTGAACTGTGACGACGGTCATGGGCTTACCCAGATTTTTCATCGCGGGAGCACAGGCCTTGGCCACGGCTTTGGTATCGGGGATAGGCATCGAAGGCGTGGCATGGGAACTGCCTCCTCCTCCTGCAGCGGCATCCTCGATGGGACCGCGGTTGGATTCTGCAGGGCGGCCGGGCAAGGCTGTACTATCGCGAGATGAAACGGGTTTGGCGAAACTGTTTTCATTGGGATTTGCACCAGGGCCTTCATCAGCCGTGGCATCGGCGCTACCGAATGTATCATCATCGGCGTCGAGAGTGTCGATATCAAAACTTTCACCCGACATCTGGCTGGGATCGTCCGCTTTATTCACAGCGACTTTGATCAGAGCCTGGGGCCGTTCCTGAAACGAAGGCGTATCGCTTCCACATGCAGCCAACTGCAAAGGCAGTAGCACCTTCCACGAAGAACTGACTAACTTGAGCATGCAAAATCCTCCAGGGTGCAGAGTTTCTGAACTCCGCCCAGGATCCTTCGGACCGGGACTGTTAGTTATTCTGAATTTCTAAATTCGTGAGGATATTCGATGGCTTAGGGTGCCGTTTTGGAAACGGCACCCCGTTAGGAAAGCCCTGGCTTTTACATTGTTGCGTCGGCGGAACCGGCCGCTGTGGACTCTCCGTTCCGCTCTGCCCGACGCATCTGCGAAAGGTAGCGCGGTTCATTGGGCGAGCCACGCAGGGCTATTTTATAATGATGGATGGCTTCCGCCCGTCTTTCTTTTTTCAAAAACCAATTGCCCAGACGATAATGAGCCTCGGGATGGTCGGGACTGATTTTAAGCGCCAGATAATATTCCCCGTTGGCCTCGGAATTTTTTCCCTGCCAGCGCGCGATGTCGCCCAGCACCTGATGCGGATCCGCCTGATTGGGGTTCAAAGCCAGACTGCGTTTGAGGGTCGTGGCCGCCTCGCCGGGACGTTTGAGATGAAAGTAGGAGGTACCGAGGCTGGTCAGAACTTCCGGCCAGTCCGGTTTGATTTCCAAAGCCTTGTTGAAGTAGGTCACGGCCTGATCGTATTCCTTGGCATGAAAGAGGACATTGCCGAGATTACGGTTCAGCTCGGGATCCTTCGGATTGGCCTTCACGGCTTTTTCATAGTGAGGACGGGCCTGGGCAAACGCTCCCTGCTCATAGTAAATATCACCGAGCGTGCGATGGGCCGTGTGATCCGAAGGATTAAGCTTCACAGCCGCTTCCAGATGGGTCTGCGCTTCCTGCGCCTTGCCGGTGCGAGACAGGGCCAATCCAATCAGGGCATGGGAATGAGCCTGCTCGGCTGTTTGATTTCCGCCAGCCAGCGAGAGGGCTTTTTGCAGATAAGGAATGGCCTGATCATACTGCTCACGCCGCGCATACAGCATGCCGAGATAGCGAAGATTGGTGCTGTTTTCCGGGGCGATATTCACGGCTTTTTGAAAGTGCAGCAGCGCCTTATCGAAATCACCCTGATCATAATAGGCGAGGCCGAGACGATTGTGGGCTTCCGTGAAGTTGGGATTCAGCTCCAGAGTCTTTTCAAAAAGCGCAGCGGCCTTGGCCGGTGACCCATGCTTCTGTTCAATTTCACCTAAATAGAAGTGAATATCCGCATCGATCTGATTGACGGTGAGTACCTGCTCGTAATGAAACTTGGCCTTCTCCCACTGCCCCTCGCGTCGATAGGTATCACCGAGCGTCGCATGCACGACAGGACTGTTGGGATTGATCACGATCGCATGTTCCCAAAGCGCCTTATCATTCTGCCAATGCTGAACATTCCGCCAGGTCAGATATCCAAAACTGGCAATGGCCACGGCAAAGACTGCAGGAAGCCAGGCGCGGCGTCCCAGGGCCACGGCACCTGCAATGCCAAGGGCCGGACCGAGCATCGCAATATACGCAAAGGAGTCGGCCACGGTGGAGGTGGCCTGCTTCGAGAAGAGCACAAGACCGAGATAAGGCAAAAGCGCAGTCACGAAAATTCCAAAGCCAGCCAGGAAAATTCTTTGCAGCTGGCCACGACTGTAGCCGATGAAGACGAGGATGATCAGCGGCAGCAGCCATGTGAGATAGCCCCACCAGTGACTCATGACGAAGGCCGGTGAGCGGCCATAGTCAGGGCCGAGCATGACCGGAGCCAGAAGCTTCATGATGTAAAACATCAGGGCATCACCCGCGACAAACGGACGATACCAGAAGGGTGTTTGCTCAGCGAGAACATGCGTGGGGTCAGCACGAATGGCCCAAATCACAGGAAAAATAGCCAGAAACGCCCAGAAAAAGAGAGGCCAGACCGGAACGCGCGAGGCGGCGAAGGAACTGCGCTTGGGCAGAATATTCAGCAAAAGCAGCGCGATCAAAGGGGTCACCGCCATCGCGGGTGTCGTCAGCAAAGCCAGGATAAAGCTGAATGTTGCAAGCTGCAGGGGACGACTGCCCTTGCTGCGGGAATCACTGCTGCGCACCTCACCAAAGACGAGATATTGCCAGAGAGCCAGAAGAGCAAAGAAGGCGCCCAACACGTAGGGCGTGGCGGCAATATAGGCGACCGGCTCCACCTGCAAGGGATGCAGCGCGAAGAGCAGGGCTCCCACAAAGGCGGCTCCGCTGCTTTGAAGCGCGAGGGTCAGGATCAGCATGACCAGGATACTATTGGCCACATGCAAACCGAAGCTCAGCCAATGCAGGACTGAGGCTGTTGGCTTTTGACCTGGTGAAGCCAGCTCGACGATGGTCCAGACGGTGCGTGTCACCGGCTGCCAGACCTCACCCTGATGGATGCGCCAGCCTTCGCGAAGCCTTTCCCCGACCGGAGTGTCGGCGGGTTGATCGGTGCTATCGACAAGGCCCAAGGCGCGACGATCATCCCAAACATAAGTGGCCTGACGCATGCCTGAAAACGAGGCGGCACTCGCCACGATAAGCAGCCATGCATAAAAAATTTTTTCCATAATCAGTCTCCTTCGCGAGACAGAACCGAACGCTCGCCGGGGCTGAGTCGGTTAATGTGAACGGGAAAACGGAATAACACATAGATCTTTGTAAGTATTCCGGCACAAAAAATCATTCCTTTTTTGACGAAAGCTCCCATTCCGAGGCCCTGTAGGGAATGGGAGACAGGCTTTCCGTGGGGGTTTTTAGGCTCGCCAGCGTCCTCTTAAATATCCAAGGCCGCATCCTGATGCGCCTCATGTCCGCCTATGCTGCTGCCGCGCAGTCCGCATTGCAGATTCGCGGGCACCGCTTCCAATATTTTTCGCGGGTAATCGAGCTTCAATTCACTCATGAATCGCACGAAGGATTCGCGCGATTGTGTCAAACGCGGATTGAATTTTTTCTCTTCGCCTATAGTCGATGAGGTCATGCCTTTATAGTCGTGACCTGGAAAAACCAAGGTGGATTCCGGCAGCGTGAAGAGTTTTTGCGCGACCGAATCATAGAGCTGCGCGGCGCTGCCGTTCTGAAAATCCGTGCGGCCACAGCCCCGGATGAGAAGTGCATCGCCTGTGAAAACGCGATCACCGACCCAGAAGCTGAGGCAGCCATTCGTATGCCCCGGCGTTTCCAGGACCTTGATTTCAAGCCCGCCGACGAAGAGGGTATCGCGTTCCGTGAGCTGAAGGTCCGCGCATCGCGTCGCGTTCACCTGAGCCAGGGCCGTTTGGCAATTGGTTCGCGCGCGCAGATAACCGGCCCCTGTGATATGGTCCGCATGCACATGCGTATCGAGCACGTATTTAAGTTTCAGATCGAGTTCATCGAGCAGGCGCAGATCACGCTCAAGCTGCTCCTTCACAGGATCGATCAGCACGGCGTCCCGGGTCAGTTCA
It includes:
- a CDS encoding adenylate/guanylate cyclase domain-containing protein; protein product: MFIKRFKKLSPAARIGVLMSLMGIPGWLLAVTAILLFERIFGHPSELDPFRFVVVPTVLTVIGFLTTFFQVNKFLKIPPSRLTMILTAMHGIWAEYVGLQIHESYNGYLILFLFSFGLLFLKVSLGFLHTVLFSLANVVLALVLIYSLKIPWGTDEQLFIFFFGFYGFSSALLNEVSRRNYFQLKLEQKKTSHSFKQLDKVFYPHQLRMMEQGIELEKTMPCGSGKGCAIFFDIIASSKVEHERAQALFRETFGRCSELMMDHYNPERMECNAFRINEMGDGFLCSIGYPFLAPGGRANAEVALELAYRFVEIFEENVRTLDYTNPIYCSIGIASGELESFYTTYRPIEYHMYGRAVILATRYEELRKILAQTMDIQGSMIILQSQVFRSLPATHRKDFTELDLSAQSLNVRDDPSATRLYYSIGNRLDAKSLRRAS
- a CDS encoding tetratricopeptide repeat protein; this encodes MEKIFYAWLLIVASAASFSGMRQATYVWDDRRALGLVDSTDQPADTPVGERLREGWRIHQGEVWQPVTRTVWTIVELASPGQKPTASVLHWLSFGLHVANSILVMLILTLALQSSGAAFVGALLFALHPLQVEPVAYIAATPYVLGAFFALLALWQYLVFGEVRSSDSRSKGSRPLQLATFSFILALLTTPAMAVTPLIALLLLNILPKRSSFAASRVPVWPLFFWAFLAIFPVIWAIRADPTHVLAEQTPFWYRPFVAGDALMFYIMKLLAPVMLGPDYGRSPAFVMSHWWGYLTWLLPLIILVFIGYSRGQLQRIFLAGFGIFVTALLPYLGLVLFSKQATSTVADSFAYIAMLGPALGIAGAVALGRRAWLPAVFAVAIASFGYLTWRNVQHWQNDKALWEHAIVINPNSPVVHATLGDTYRREGQWEKAKFHYEQVLTVNQIDADIHFYLGEIEQKHGSPAKAAALFEKTLELNPNFTEAHNRLGLAYYDQGDFDKALLHFQKAVNIAPENSTNLRYLGMLYARREQYDQAIPYLQKALSLAGGNQTAEQAHSHALIGLALSRTGKAQEAQTHLEAAVKLNPSDHTAHRTLGDIYYEQGAFAQARPHYEKAVKANPKDPELNRNLGNVLFHAKEYDQAVTYFNKALEIKPDWPEVLTSLGTSYFHLKRPGEAATTLKRSLALNPNQADPHQVLGDIARWQGKNSEANGEYYLALKISPDHPEAHYRLGNWFLKKERRAEAIHHYKIALRGSPNEPRYLSQMRRAERNGESTAAGSADATM
- a CDS encoding MBL fold metallo-hydrolase, which produces MIFRQLFDRETSTYTYLLADELTRDAVLIDPVKEQLERDLRLLDELDLKLKYVLDTHVHADHITGAGYLRARTNCQTALAQVNATRCADLQLTERDTLFVGGLEIKVLETPGHTNGCLSFWVGDRVFTGDALLIRGCGRTDFQNGSAAQLYDSVAQKLFTLPESTLVFPGHDYKGMTSSTIGEEKKFNPRLTQSRESFVRFMSELKLDYPRKILEAVPANLQCGLRGSSIGGHEAHQDAALDI